The Henckelia pumila isolate YLH828 chromosome 2, ASM3356847v2, whole genome shotgun sequence genome includes a window with the following:
- the LOC140879124 gene encoding putative disease resistance protein RGA3, with amino-acid sequence MAEAAMIDSAVQLLLGKLISVAGEEIGLVLGFKNDLKTLQETLKIIQKYLDDASKRCIQDDQAVKQWLQNLEDVAFEIDNLLDEVNYEFIRRKLQIQTQMKRKVWCSFDSMAFRCKMGHKIKDANAKLKRINDRASTYGLQQRVANLPVSLPPVVETNSFAVDPVFIGRDDVVSRFVDYMIMSRDESVISVVPIVGMGGLGKTTLARNIFNHQTIKNHFNQRIWVSVSKIIDKKDLLLIIWGILSKKSVHASSWAEETVLEQLQSELKDSRYLLVIDDYLNVQRSEWDMFMNCLKGISVMRGNFIIVTTRNQYVASDMKTHTLPSLDFLSVDECWSIIKAITFPGQPAPEDFEAIGK; translated from the coding sequence ATGGCTGAAGCAGCGATGATCGATTCTGCCGTTCAACTTCTGTTGGGGAAACTGATTTCTGTTGCTGGAGAAGAGATCGGACTCGTTCTGGGCTTCAAGAATGATCTGAAAACGCTGCAAGAAACACTGAAAATCATTCAGAAGTACTTGGACGATGCATCGAAGCGGTGCATTCAAGACGATCAAGCTGTGAAGCAGTGGCTGCAGAATCTGGAGGATGTCGCCTTTGAAATCGACAACTTACTCGACGAGGTCAATTACGAGTTCATTCGTCGTAAGCTTCAGATCCAAACTCAAATGAAGCGGAAGGTATGGTGCTCCTTTGATTCTATGGCTTTTCGTTGTAAAATGGGGCATAAGATAAAGGATGCCAATGCGAAGTTGAAAAGAATCAATGACAGAGCCAGCACCTATGGGCTGCAGCAGAGGGTAGCCAATTTGCCTGTTTCTCTTCCTCCTGTGGTGGAAACTAACTCCTTCGCAGTTGATCCTGTTTTTATTGGCAGAGATGATGTCGTGTCCAGGTTCGTTGATTATATGATAATGTCCAGAGATGAATCGGTCATCTCAGTTGTTCCCATTGTTGGGATGGGAGGACTGGGGAAGACCACTCTAGCTCGGAATATTTTCAATCATCAAACCATAAAGAACCATTTCAATCAAAGGATTTGGGTTAGTGTATCCAAAATTATTGACAAAAAGGATTTGCTTCTGATAATCTGGGGAATCTTGTCCAAAAAATCTGTTCACGCTTCATCTTGGGCGGAGGAAACTGTCTTGGAGCAACTTCAATCCGAGCTGAAAGATTCAAGATATTTGCTCGTAATTGACGATTATCTTAATGTCCAAAGGAGTGAATGGGACATGTTCATGAATTGTTTGAAGGGAATAAGCGTGATGAGGGGAAATTTCATAATTGTTACGACTCGAAATCAATATGTGGCATCAGATATGAAAACACATACTCTTCCTTCTTTAGATTTCTTATCGGTTGATGAGTGTTGGTCGATAATTAAGGCGATAACTTTCCCTGGCCAACCAGCTCCTGAAGATTTTGAAGCTATTGGAAAGTAG
- the LOC140884779 gene encoding uncharacterized protein isoform X2 has translation MYLANPRTQNLSPQELQKALMKAIGGMSIVDKMLNIWHARMMFYTLDTWGLALASLYHGRAILRLAVTGVHHSSKLVMKAL, from the exons ATGTATTTGGCCAACCCAAGAACTCAG AATCTAAGTCCTCAAGAGCTTCAGAAAG CCTTGATGAAAGCAATAGGAGGCATGAGTATAGTTGATAAGATGCTTAACATTTGGCATGCGAGAATGATGTTTTATACCTTAGACACGTGGGGACTAGCTCTTGCAAG TTTGTACCATGGCCGCGCCATTTTGAGGCTTGCTGTGACAGGGGTTCATCATTCAAGCAAACTGGTCATGAAAGCTCTCTAA
- the LOC140884779 gene encoding uncharacterized protein isoform X1, protein MEEDRADCILFVDPGHLPTCPLDNDDSHLSQHIANHLEAVCRDNVCLIPYNTGGVKLYNATRGIPKWPGFKQLTGNLKQSGSVECGYYVMSYMKEIVECEVL, encoded by the exons ATG GAAGAAGACCGAGCTGATTGCATTTTATTTGTGGATCCTGGCCACTTACCTACATGCCCACTTGATAACGATGACAGTCACTTGTCACAACATATCGCTAACCATTTGGAAGCAGTGTGTAGAGACAATGTATGCCTCATCCCATACAACACTGG AGGGGTCAAGCTGTACAATGCGACGAGGGGTATTCCTAAATGGCCAGGTTTTAAACAACTGACG GGAAATCTGAAACAAAGTGGTTCTGTTGAATGTGGATATTATGTGATGAGTTATATGAAAGAGATAGTTGAATGTGAAGTTCTATGA
- the LOC140885403 gene encoding putative disease resistance protein RGA3: MAEGLLFENSDGSGDQMEILGHKFYNILLQNFFLHETIMDKYGRIKYSKMHDFVHDLSRSIEKAKSPNAEEVPVRVRYLPVDYEHNNIKKEQTSCLRNLFLNKFEDAEFIGNIMFPDYKYLSVLDLKGTSIDELTSSIGKLIHLRFLDLSESPIRNLPGSICKLFNLQTLRLLGCRELRELPNELKFLVALRHFALSGFINVLSWMPPEMRNLTSLRTLSYFIVSDKEGCRIDELGCLNNLAGKLRIWNLEKVGDKEESERAHLSQKKNLEVLKFVWSESSREGNNNDCEVLEGLQPNPNLKGLTIKNFGGDHFPTWTMKMAVKQGNTLDKLINIFLIDCKGCQEIPTLGHLPLLKILRVKGLCNVKSIGPSFYWEEESSKNGVPAFRSLEHLTLENMESLSDWVEAPNTGATAFPRLEYLNIENWPSMTTAPSHEFPSLKRLYISRRCGEVPLTNICKKVSSLTELKIYWNSDVTSDLVEMLLQNNQHLQKVEISYCDNLTQLRVPDTLKSLLRFKIYYCNNLVSIQILKGLSALQHMDISLCRELRELEGEMQESSTSLEFLKISECPKLRSIPNGMDCLNKLSELSIGPISEETDGLNLLNESLKGPHPLLRKLELYGNRKWESLPYELQHLTALVYLKVYGFGIEAVPEWFSNLSSLEELTLFHCGKLKDVRCLRHLTRLRKLSFGGGNSELEWNLIESNPSQFPELSHIPDVYVC; encoded by the coding sequence ATGGCAGAAGGGTTGCTCTTTGAAAATAGTGATGGAAGTGGTGATCAAATGGAGATTCTAGGCCACAAGTTTTACAATATTCTATTGCAAAACTTTTTCCTACACGAGACAATAATGGATAAGTATGGCAGAATCAAATATAGCAAGATGCACGACTTTGTTCATGACCTATCGCGTTCGATCGAGAAGGCCAAATCTCCTAATGCTGAAGAAGTTCCTGTTCGAGTAAGATATTTACCAGTCGACTACGAGCACAACAATATCAAGAAGGAGCAGACAAGTTGTCTGCGAAATTTGTTTCTGAACAAATTCGAGGATGCCGAGTTCATTGGAAATATCATGTTCCCAGATTACAAATATTTGAGTGTCCTTGATCTTAAAGGAACAAGCATTGATGAATTAACAAGTTCGATTGGAAAATTGATACATTTGAGATTTCTCGACTTGTCCGAGAGTCCAATAAGAAATTTACCGGGTTCTATTTGTAAACTCTTCAATTTGCAAACTTTAAGGCTCCTTGGTTGCAGGGAGCTGAGGGAGCTTCCCAATGAGCTGAAGTTTTTAGTTGCGCTGAGACACTTCGCTCTTTCTGGCTTCATAAACGTACTTTCATGGATGCCACCTGAAATGAGGAACCTAACTTCTCTTCGAACACTAAGCTATTTTATTGTGAGCGACAAAGAGGGATGTCGAATTGATGAGCTGGGATGTCTAAATAATCTCGCGGGGAAACTAAGGATATGGAATCTTGAAAAAGTGGGTGATAAAGAAGAATCGGAGAGAGCACATTTATCACAGAAGAAAAATCTAGAAGTTTTAAAGTTTGTCTGGAGTGAATCATCAAGGGAAGGAAACAACAATGATTGTGAAGTGCTAGAAGGCCTCCAACCAAATCCAAATTTAAAGGGTTTAACCATTAAAAATTTCGGTGGAGATCACTTTCCAACATGGACCATGAAAATGGCTGTTAAACAGGGCAATACTCTGGACAAACTCATCAACATTTTCCTGATAGATTGTAAAGGTTGCCAAGAAATCCCAACACTGGGTCATCTACCACTTCTCAAGATCTTGCGAGTGAAGGGACTTTGCAACGTGAAATCGATAGGTCCTTCGTTTTACTGGGAAGAAGAATCGAGCAAAAATGGAGTGCCGGCATTTCGATCACTCGAACATTTAACACTAGAGAATATGGAGTCTCTGAGTGATTGGGTTGAAGCACCGAATACGGGTGCAACAGCCTTCCCCAGGCTTGAATATCTGAATATTGAAAATTGGCCATCCATGACAACCGCTCCAAGTCATGAGTTTCCATCTCTAAAAAGATTGTATATTAGTCGTAGATGCGGCGAAGTTCCATTAACAAATATATGCAAGAAAGTAAGCTCCCTCACGGAACTGAAAATCTACTGGAATTCAGATGTCACCTCTGACCTTGTTGAGATGCTTTTGCAAAACAATCAACATCTCCAAAAAGTCGAGATATCATACTGTGACAACCTAACACAACTCCGAGTCCCGGATACCCTCAAGTCTCTTCTTcggttcaaaatatattattgcaATAATCTAGTCTCAATTCAAATTCTGAAGGGCCTCTCTGCTCTTCAGCACATGGATATTAGCTTGTGCCGTGAGTTGAGGGAGTTGGAGGGTGAAATGCAAGAGTCAAGCACGTCGCTcgagtttttgaaaatttcagaatGTCCAAAACTGAGGAGCATACCCAATGGAATGGATTGCCTTAACAAGTTGAGTGAATTAAGTATCGGTCCCATCTCAGAAGAAACAGATGGTTTGAATTTGTTGAATGAAAGTCTCAAAGGCCCACATCCATTACTCCGTAAATTAGAATTATATGGAAATCGGAAATGGGAGTCTCTCCCATATGAGTTGCAGCATCTCACAGCTCTCGTTTATTTAAAAGTGTATGGATTTGGAATAGAAGCTGTGCCTGAATGGTTTTCCAACTTGTCATCTCTGGAGGAATTGACCTTGTTTCATTGTGGGAAGCTAAAGGATGTGAGGTGCTTGCGACACCTCACCAGGCTGAGAAAGTTATCTTTTGGTGGGGGTAATAGCGAGCTTGAGTGGAATTTGATTGAGAGCAACCCTTCTCAATTCCCCGAGCTTTCTCATATCCCCGATGTTTATGTGTGTTGA
- the LOC140885404 gene encoding uncharacterized protein translates to MKKNRIRSHTPLQVSSIHYNFATHLDEAGLPLPRMCRWSTKDWSSKNAPKKEEINSCFKSLDNADIVGILAPTDEERMSAHFSTGIFEDPSPDHVIDQIVDFMAQGKKVYYCQRPPSRFVHTPDVNISPGNPPSHIHDRSPDTQNEMTNPLVSNSPNNSTIPPPPPINSSGLQPPKPNEIQMLGDMMRAMQTSIDFMGTVMQTSMNEMRAEFAEVRGEVAEMRGEFADMIQKMTELEDILRAHLAVFSSSTQQQPKPHQSQEMSSNEGREKDLQSPPHHEPLVTPANAQLGTRTNEEADVDADPMSPPHREPLAADSSLQLRRTPPTEGMSSNEGREKDPQSPPHHEPLVTPPNAQLGTRTDEEAATGSTMQFRRPPPTEYCVEDEPKMIVFSHLTPERRRKVLRSSAVSTPLSRTHVWRQHCTSRSRV, encoded by the exons ATGAAAAAAAACAGAATTCGCTCACATACACCATTGCAGGTTTCATCAATCCATTACAA TTTTGCAACTCATTTAGATGAGGCTGGTCTACCACTTCCGCGTATGTGTCGTTGGAGCACGAAGGACTGGAGCAGCAAGAATGCTCCTAAGAAGGAAGaaattaattcatgcttcaaATCCCTTGACAAT GCTGACATTGTCGGGATCCTTGCTCCCACTGACGAGGAGCGTATGTCAGCACACTTCAGCACTGGAATATTTGAAGACCCTTCTCCAGATCATGTGATTGATCAAATCGTTGATTTTATGGCCCAGGGGAAGAAGGTGTACTACTGCCAGCGTCCCCCTTCCCGTTTTGTTCATACACCGGATGTGAATATTTCTCCGGGGAACCCGCCGTCACACATCCATGATCGGTCACCTGATACCCAAAATGAGATGACAAACCCGCTGGTTTCCAATAGCCCCAATAATTCCACGATCCCGCCACCACCTCCAATCAATTCCAGTGGCTTGCAGCCGCCTAAGCCAAATGAAATTCAGATGTTAGGAGACATGATGCGTGCCATGCAGACATCCATTGATTTCATGGGGACGGTGATGCAAACTTCAATGAACGAGATGCGAGCCGAGTTTGCTGAGGTGCGAGGTGAGGTCGCTGAGATGCGTGGTGAGTTTGCTGATATGATACAGAAGATGACAGAGTTGGAAGATATATTGCGAGCCCATCTTGCTGTCTTTTCTAGTAGCACTCAGCAGCAGCCAAAACCTCACCAGTCAC AAGAAATGTCTTCCAATGAGGGAAGAGAGAAGGATCTTCAGTCACCACCTCACCATGAACCAC TCGTCACTCCGGCTAATGCGCAGCTTGGAACCCGAACAAATGAAGAAGCGGATGTTGATGCAGATCCGATGTCACCCCCACATCGTGAGCCAT TGGCAGCAGATTCTTCACTGCAATTACGACGAACGCCACCTACCG AAGGAATGTCTTCCAATGAGGGAAGAGAGAAGGATCCTCAGTCACCACCTCACCATGAACCAC TCGTCACTCCGCCTAATGCGCAGCTTGGAACCCGTACAGATGAAGAAGCGGCTACAGGTAGTACAATGCAATTTCGACGACCACCACCTACCG AATACTGTGTTGAGGATGAGCCGAAGATGATTGTATTCAGTCACCTGACACCCGAGCGCAGGAGGAAGGTGCTGAGATCATCTGCCGTTTCAACCCCCCTTTCACGCACCCATGTATGGCGCCAACACTGCACTTCAAGGTCAAGAGTTTGA